From a region of the Methanolobus tindarius DSM 2278 genome:
- a CDS encoding DUF4405 domain-containing protein → MNRPKMNYYIDILLTVLFIIVAITGFVLYLAIPSGVQRGRYQEFIGITKATWTLVHNKSAILLTLLTGFHFVLHKRWMCCMTKNLFKNDEDKENTECELINI, encoded by the coding sequence ATGAACAGACCAAAAATGAACTATTATATTGACATCCTGCTGACAGTATTATTTATTATAGTTGCGATCACAGGCTTTGTATTATATCTTGCCATCCCATCCGGAGTGCAAAGAGGCAGGTACCAGGAATTCATAGGTATTACCAAGGCAACATGGACACTTGTCCATAACAAATCCGCCATTCTGTTAACGTTACTAACAGGTTTTCATTTCGTCCTGCATAAAAGATGGATGTGCTGCATGACAAAAAACCTGTTCAAAAATGATGAAGACAAGGAAAACACAGAGTGCGAACTAATAAATATATAA
- a CDS encoding RNA-binding protein yields the protein MKIKSRVQLRKSAKNQLLSDIKSVFGDASKQLEKSKFETANIDDLSLILVDGEPLLFQIDEFYFPTVKGVLKLGLMKNVVTVDSGAVRFVVNGADIMCPGIVAADDNIQKGDHVIIIEEAHSKPLAIGTALMPGVEMKGNTGKGVKSIHYVGDKLWNLDI from the coding sequence TTGAAAATAAAGTCCAGGGTACAGTTAAGAAAATCTGCAAAGAATCAGCTTTTAAGTGATATCAAATCCGTTTTCGGTGATGCTTCAAAACAACTGGAAAAGAGCAAGTTTGAAACAGCAAACATTGACGATCTGTCCCTCATACTGGTTGACGGTGAACCTTTGCTTTTCCAGATTGATGAGTTTTACTTTCCGACTGTAAAAGGAGTACTGAAACTCGGCTTGATGAAGAATGTGGTAACCGTGGATTCTGGTGCGGTTCGTTTTGTGGTTAATGGTGCTGATATTATGTGTCCTGGCATAGTTGCTGCAGATGATAATATACAGAAGGGTGATCATGTTATCATTATTGAGGAAGCACACAGCAAACCTCTTGCAATTGGAACTGCACTGATGCCAGGTGTTGAGATGAAAGGAAATACCGGAAAAGGTGTAAAATCCATTCATTATGTAGGCGACAAGCTATGGAATCTCGACATCTAA
- a CDS encoding RNA-binding protein, which translates to MRVIAHSTEDLSRVRGALDFFLRNATGMSDDDVTDELVEVTDIEGHYGNLSVMLSSQISRKSDSVRLARFIRENMSPGDVEILRSEMPDRLDDDQLFHMRFDKQAAFQGKLVLSSSSDAITVKVKIATYPKNRLQAGLIVEELFG; encoded by the coding sequence TTGCGCGTGATCGCACACTCAACTGAGGATCTTTCCAGGGTACGTGGTGCCCTGGACTTCTTTTTACGGAATGCTACCGGCATGTCCGACGATGACGTTACTGACGAACTTGTAGAAGTAACTGATATTGAAGGTCACTATGGTAATCTGTCTGTGATGCTCAGTTCGCAGATCTCACGCAAATCGGATTCTGTAAGACTTGCCAGGTTTATCAGGGAAAATATGAGCCCTGGTGACGTAGAAATCCTGCGCAGTGAAATGCCTGATAGGCTGGATGATGACCAGTTATTCCATATGAGGTTTGACAAACAGGCAGCTTTTCAGGGTAAACTTGTGCTAAGTTCATCATCCGATGCCATTACTGTCAAAGTAAAAATAGCCACTTATCCGAAGAACCGTCTTCAGGCGGGACTGATAGTGGAGGAATTATTTGGCTAA
- a CDS encoding 50S ribosomal protein L15e has product MSKSYYAYVRDAWKDPDNTYVRELRWERLQEWRKEGSVTKIRRPTRIDRARSLGYKAKQGIVVARVKVRRGGLRKARYIRGRRTQRMGKNKISGGMSIQRIAEQRADRKFPNMEVLNSYWVGDDGKSKWYEVILVDPNHPVIKSDKNLNWICNNTHKGRAQRGKTSAGRKGRGMMTRGTGTEKTRPSLRSNLNRGK; this is encoded by the coding sequence TTGTCAAAATCATATTATGCATACGTAAGAGACGCATGGAAAGACCCGGACAACACTTATGTCCGTGAACTTAGATGGGAAAGACTCCAGGAATGGAGAAAGGAAGGATCTGTAACAAAGATCAGACGTCCAACCCGTATTGACCGTGCCCGCTCTCTTGGATACAAGGCAAAGCAGGGTATTGTTGTAGCTCGTGTAAAGGTACGCAGAGGAGGTCTTAGAAAGGCAAGGTACATCCGTGGAAGACGTACACAGCGCATGGGTAAGAACAAGATTTCCGGTGGAATGAGCATTCAGAGGATCGCTGAACAGCGTGCTGACAGGAAATTCCCTAACATGGAAGTTCTTAACTCCTACTGGGTAGGCGACGACGGTAAATCCAAGTGGTATGAGGTTATCCTTGTAGATCCAAATCACCCTGTAATTAAGAGTGACAAGAATCTCAACTGGATCTGTAACAACACCCACAAGGGACGTGCACAGCGCGGAAAGACCAGTGCAGGCCGCAAGGGCAGAGGTATGATGACCCGCGGAACCGGTACTGAAAAGACCAGGCCAAGCCTGAGATCCAACCTTAACAGAGGTAAGTGA
- a CDS encoding valine--tRNA ligase: MTIPKEYDPHIIEPKWRDSWDMSMYHFDWKDNTRPQFIIDTPPPYPTGNFHIGNSLNWCYIDFVARYKRMCGFNVMFPQGWDCHGLPTEVKVEEIHGITKNEVPREEFRNMCRELTVGNIEKMRQTMLNLGFSTDWSNEFVTMEPEYYSKTQRSFRQMYDMDRLYQSEHPVNWCPRCETAIAFAEVEYDARETKLNFLHFDGLEIATTRPELLAACVAVVINPEDERYKQHIGSTVKVPLFGHEVKVIGDEAVDPAFGTGVVMICTFGDKQDVRWWLEHGLPLRKAIDKQGFMTDIAGKYKGMTIPECKQAIIEDLKSEGYLYEQKSLDQNVGMCWRCSTPIEILSERQWFIKIPNEEIATAANEIEWLPEYMKVRLDNWNNTMEWDWCISRQRLFATPIPVWYCKECGETMVAREEWMPIDPTTQQPPEACKCGCTEFEAEEDVLDTWMDSSITALHVSGWLTDHEMRLPTQLRPQGHDIIRTWAFYTILRSMAIQGKRPWDSILINGMVLGEDGHKMSKSLGNVISPEEVIKDYSADSFRQWAAIGGSPGSDVMFRWKDVVSASRFFAKMWSIYRFSMSHLEEYEHSDLDVSELKIVDKWLLSNLNRLIASVTESMEKYQFDEAFKAVRGFTWDVLADNYIELVKARLYGDDEAGKKAARYTLYVAIDALSKMLAPFAPFFAEEMFSRIGEGSVHVQAWPEVCDSLIDEGVEKSGEFIKEIASNVRRYKSEHGMALNAPLEKIEIYGSLDDLTDVLGATNSPVEMIDGEPDFEHVPVNVKPNMGMIGPKFRGQAKAIIDALTEANPKKIADEVANGKVVVEVDGQTIELEPECVEIEKEVVSAGRAVDVLDISGVPVVIIR; the protein is encoded by the coding sequence ATGACAATTCCTAAAGAGTATGACCCACACATTATAGAGCCTAAATGGCGCGATTCATGGGATATGTCCATGTATCACTTTGACTGGAAAGATAACACCAGACCCCAGTTCATTATCGATACTCCACCACCATATCCTACCGGAAATTTCCATATCGGTAACTCCCTTAACTGGTGTTACATTGATTTTGTTGCAAGATACAAGCGCATGTGCGGGTTTAATGTGATGTTCCCACAGGGCTGGGACTGTCACGGTCTTCCTACTGAAGTAAAGGTTGAGGAGATTCACGGCATCACAAAGAATGAGGTTCCAAGGGAAGAATTCAGGAACATGTGCCGTGAGCTTACAGTTGGTAACATCGAGAAGATGAGACAGACAATGCTGAACCTCGGCTTCTCCACAGACTGGAGTAATGAGTTTGTGACAATGGAACCTGAGTACTATTCCAAGACCCAGAGGTCTTTCAGGCAGATGTACGATATGGATCGTCTCTATCAGTCCGAGCACCCTGTAAACTGGTGTCCAAGATGTGAAACTGCAATTGCTTTTGCAGAAGTTGAGTATGATGCAAGGGAAACAAAGCTCAATTTCCTGCATTTCGATGGTCTTGAGATAGCAACCACAAGACCGGAATTGCTTGCAGCCTGTGTTGCAGTTGTGATAAATCCTGAAGACGAACGTTACAAACAACACATCGGTTCAACTGTAAAAGTCCCTCTCTTTGGCCACGAGGTAAAGGTAATTGGCGATGAAGCAGTAGACCCTGCATTTGGTACAGGTGTTGTTATGATCTGTACATTTGGTGACAAGCAGGATGTCAGATGGTGGCTGGAGCATGGTCTTCCACTTCGTAAGGCAATTGACAAACAGGGCTTTATGACTGATATTGCAGGCAAGTACAAGGGGATGACAATTCCTGAATGTAAGCAGGCAATAATTGAAGACCTTAAGAGTGAAGGTTATCTTTACGAGCAGAAATCTCTTGACCAGAATGTCGGTATGTGCTGGAGATGCAGTACTCCTATTGAGATTCTTTCCGAACGCCAGTGGTTCATTAAAATCCCTAATGAAGAGATTGCAACGGCAGCTAATGAGATCGAATGGCTGCCAGAATACATGAAGGTCAGGCTTGACAACTGGAACAACACCATGGAATGGGACTGGTGTATATCCCGCCAGAGACTTTTCGCAACCCCTATTCCTGTATGGTATTGTAAGGAATGTGGCGAAACAATGGTTGCCAGGGAGGAGTGGATGCCAATTGACCCTACAACACAGCAGCCACCTGAAGCCTGTAAATGCGGATGCACAGAATTCGAGGCAGAAGAAGATGTTCTGGACACATGGATGGACTCATCAATAACAGCACTTCATGTTTCCGGCTGGCTCACAGACCATGAAATGAGGCTTCCAACACAGCTTCGTCCACAGGGTCATGATATTATCAGGACATGGGCATTTTATACAATTCTCAGATCAATGGCAATCCAGGGTAAGAGGCCATGGGATTCAATCCTGATTAACGGTATGGTTCTTGGTGAAGACGGACACAAGATGAGTAAGTCACTTGGTAATGTCATCTCGCCGGAAGAAGTAATTAAAGATTATAGTGCTGACTCTTTCAGGCAGTGGGCTGCAATCGGCGGTTCACCTGGTTCAGATGTAATGTTCCGCTGGAAAGATGTTGTTTCAGCATCAAGGTTCTTCGCAAAGATGTGGAGCATTTACAGGTTCAGCATGTCCCATCTGGAGGAATATGAACATAGTGACCTTGATGTCTCAGAGCTTAAGATCGTTGACAAATGGCTCCTGAGCAACCTTAACAGGCTCATAGCTTCAGTAACCGAGTCAATGGAAAAATACCAGTTCGATGAAGCTTTCAAGGCTGTAAGAGGTTTCACATGGGATGTCCTTGCAGACAACTATATTGAGCTTGTAAAGGCACGTCTCTATGGTGATGATGAAGCAGGAAAGAAGGCTGCAAGGTACACTTTGTATGTGGCTATTGATGCGCTTTCAAAAATGCTTGCACCATTCGCTCCATTCTTTGCCGAGGAAATGTTCTCACGCATAGGTGAGGGCAGTGTTCACGTTCAGGCATGGCCGGAAGTTTGTGATTCACTTATCGATGAAGGTGTGGAGAAATCCGGTGAATTCATCAAAGAAATTGCAAGTAATGTCAGGCGCTACAAGTCCGAGCATGGAATGGCATTGAACGCTCCTCTTGAGAAGATAGAGATATACGGAAGTCTTGATGATCTGACCGATGTACTTGGAGCTACCAATTCCCCGGTTGAGATGATTGACGGTGAACCTGACTTTGAGCATGTACCTGTTAATGTCAAACCAAATATGGGTATGATAGGGCCGAAATTCAGAGGACAGGCCAAGGCAATTATCGATGCACTTACAGAAGCAAATCCAAAGAAGATTGCAGATGAAGTTGCAAATGGTAAGGTTGTTGTTGAAGTAGATGGCCAGACTATCGAGCTTGAACCCGAATGCGTTGAAATCGAAAAAGAGGTAGTTTCCGCAGGAAGGGCTGTGGATGTTCTTGACATCAGCGGAGTTCCTGTTGTAATTATCAGGTAA
- a CDS encoding ferritin, translating into MLSEKMVAALNGQINKEMYSAYLYMDMSAHCTYEGLDGFANWFMVQYQEEMTHAMKIYDYVNDQGGKVVLETIEKPPESFGTPLEMFEATLKHEQFITKSIYDLVTLSNEEKDYATQIFLQWFVTEQIEEEANDNELIAKLKLIGDDGNGLYMLDKELLTRTFTAPAASEE; encoded by the coding sequence ATGTTAAGCGAAAAGATGGTAGCGGCCCTTAATGGGCAGATAAACAAAGAAATGTATTCTGCATATCTTTACATGGATATGTCAGCCCACTGCACATACGAAGGTCTTGACGGTTTTGCCAACTGGTTCATGGTTCAGTATCAGGAAGAAATGACCCATGCAATGAAAATATACGACTATGTAAACGACCAGGGAGGAAAAGTTGTACTTGAAACAATTGAAAAGCCACCTGAAAGCTTTGGAACTCCTTTAGAGATGTTTGAAGCAACGCTCAAGCACGAACAGTTCATTACAAAATCAATCTACGATCTGGTAACCCTGTCAAATGAAGAAAAGGACTATGCTACTCAGATATTCCTCCAGTGGTTTGTAACAGAACAGATTGAGGAAGAAGCAAATGACAACGAACTTATTGCAAAACTCAAGCTCATCGGTGACGATGGTAACGGCCTCTACATGCTTGACAAAGAACTTCTGACAAGGACTTTCACAGCACCGGCTGCATCAGAGGAATAA
- the proS gene encoding proline--tRNA ligase gives MAEQEKDAALPSKENFSEWYNDLLLKGEIMDVRYPVKGLYVWFPFGFNIRRNVYDIMRRLLDKDHQETMFPLLIPENEFMKEAEHIKGFEDEVYWVTHGGLSPLDVKLALRPTSETAIYPMYKLWIRSHADMPLKLYQIVNTFRYETKHTRPLIRLREITSFKEAHTVHATWDDAAAQVDEAIRIYTDFYRQLAVPVLASKRPDWDKFPGADYTIATDALMPDGKTLQVGTAHHLGDNFAKTFDITYEDAEGEQVYAHQTCYGVSERSIAALISIHGDDKGLVLPPAVAPVQVVIIPIIFKKAEGVLEACEELKSKLEAVGIRVKMDASDDRPGAKYYKWEMKGVPVRLELGPRDLKNNAAMLARRDTGEKQQYSLDTIVADVSSMLDDIHDSLYEKAKDSVYSRVIDCETLDDVRENLPKGIAKIFWCGNKECGLKLEDETGAGILGIPTDQDECSGKCPVCGSDSETKVYVARTY, from the coding sequence ATGGCAGAGCAAGAAAAAGATGCTGCACTTCCTTCAAAAGAGAATTTCAGTGAATGGTATAACGATCTGCTCTTAAAGGGCGAGATCATGGATGTACGTTATCCTGTAAAGGGACTTTATGTATGGTTCCCATTCGGATTTAACATCAGAAGAAATGTTTATGATATCATGCGCAGGCTTCTTGATAAGGATCATCAGGAAACAATGTTCCCACTCCTTATTCCTGAAAATGAGTTCATGAAAGAGGCAGAGCACATCAAAGGATTTGAAGACGAGGTTTACTGGGTTACACATGGAGGCTTGTCTCCACTTGACGTAAAGCTTGCACTTCGTCCAACCAGTGAGACTGCAATTTATCCAATGTATAAGCTCTGGATAAGGTCACACGCAGATATGCCACTTAAGCTCTACCAGATAGTCAACACTTTCAGGTATGAGACCAAACACACACGTCCTCTTATCAGGCTCCGTGAGATCACTTCGTTTAAAGAAGCTCATACAGTCCATGCTACATGGGATGATGCGGCAGCCCAGGTGGATGAAGCTATCAGAATTTATACTGATTTCTATCGCCAGCTTGCTGTGCCTGTACTTGCGTCCAAAAGACCTGACTGGGATAAATTCCCTGGTGCAGATTATACCATTGCAACCGATGCATTGATGCCTGATGGAAAGACACTTCAGGTAGGTACTGCCCACCACCTCGGTGACAATTTTGCAAAAACCTTTGATATAACATATGAAGATGCAGAGGGTGAACAGGTCTATGCTCACCAGACTTGCTATGGTGTTTCTGAGCGTTCAATAGCAGCTCTTATTTCCATCCACGGAGATGATAAGGGTCTTGTGCTTCCACCGGCAGTTGCTCCGGTTCAAGTTGTAATCATTCCTATTATTTTCAAGAAAGCTGAAGGTGTCCTTGAAGCCTGTGAGGAACTTAAGAGTAAACTCGAGGCAGTGGGAATCCGCGTTAAAATGGATGCAAGCGACGACCGCCCGGGTGCCAAATATTACAAATGGGAAATGAAAGGCGTACCTGTAAGACTGGAACTTGGTCCAAGGGATCTCAAAAACAATGCAGCTATGCTTGCACGTCGTGATACCGGAGAGAAGCAACAGTATTCCCTGGATACCATTGTTGCCGATGTGTCTTCAATGCTTGATGACATTCATGATTCACTCTACGAAAAGGCAAAGGACAGTGTTTATTCACGTGTCATTGATTGTGAAACACTGGATGATGTCAGGGAGAATCTTCCAAAAGGTATTGCAAAGATTTTCTGGTGTGGTAACAAGGAATGTGGCCTGAAACTGGAAGATGAGACAGGTGCAGGAATACTTGGAATACCAACTGATCAGGATGAATGTAGTGGTAAATGTCCTGTATGTGGCTCGGATTCTGAAACGAAGGTTTATGTTGCAAGGACATACTGA
- a CDS encoding DsrE family protein, translating to MSRKVAIFAFNGEEMCFVHALMNALDMKDKGYDVKLIIEGSATRLVKEAEGEKKPFTALYVKAKDAGLIDCVCRACASKMESLESAKNQELPLCDEMFGHPSMARYMNDGYEIVVV from the coding sequence ATGTCCAGAAAAGTAGCTATTTTTGCTTTTAACGGAGAGGAGATGTGTTTCGTCCACGCACTGATGAATGCACTTGACATGAAAGACAAAGGCTATGATGTGAAACTTATCATAGAAGGTTCTGCAACGCGTCTTGTAAAGGAAGCTGAAGGTGAGAAAAAACCGTTCACAGCCCTTTATGTTAAAGCAAAGGATGCAGGACTTATTGACTGTGTATGCAGAGCATGCGCATCTAAAATGGAAAGTCTTGAAAGTGCAAAAAATCAGGAACTGCCTTTGTGTGATGAGATGTTCGGACACCCAAGCATGGCCCGATACATGAATGATGGCTACGAAATTGTCGTAGTATGA
- a CDS encoding cell division protein SepF produces MANIVNKLFGGSSKSSTTEDEYTELDLTKYEEVMDDEPAETYIRVAELTNLNELTSLKKEIYDGNIVMIDISNIKVDKLLLDRALKDLKEVVMDVHGDIAGIKEDQVLVTPTGIKIDRSKIIGGRY; encoded by the coding sequence ATGGCAAATATTGTTAACAAATTGTTTGGTGGCAGCAGCAAAAGCTCAACCACTGAGGATGAGTATACTGAACTTGATCTTACAAAGTATGAAGAAGTAATGGATGACGAGCCTGCAGAGACTTACATCCGTGTTGCAGAACTCACAAACCTCAATGAGCTGACCTCACTCAAAAAAGAGATCTATGATGGTAACATTGTAATGATAGACATTTCAAACATCAAGGTTGACAAGTTATTACTTGACCGTGCTTTGAAAGATCTCAAAGAAGTAGTAATGGATGTTCATGGCGATATCGCCGGTATCAAGGAAGACCAGGTTCTTGTAACTCCAACAGGTATCAAGATAGACAGGTCAAAGATAATTGGTGGCAGATATTGA
- a CDS encoding desulfoferrodoxin family protein, producing MEFEEALKGKEVEGKEKHVPEIDIIRGHGHAKADYVRVIVGKEVKHPNTLEHHISWVELYGITKDGKMVDFGRMNFEPVYTEPTASFHVNNIDDFKAFCALEYCNIHGLWKNCIDV from the coding sequence ATGGAATTTGAAGAAGCACTGAAAGGAAAGGAAGTTGAAGGTAAAGAGAAACACGTCCCTGAGATTGATATAATCAGAGGTCACGGTCATGCAAAAGCAGACTATGTACGTGTAATTGTAGGAAAGGAAGTAAAACATCCAAACACCCTTGAGCACCACATTTCATGGGTTGAACTTTACGGAATTACAAAGGACGGTAAAATGGTAGATTTTGGAAGAATGAACTTCGAACCAGTTTACACCGAGCCTACTGCTTCATTCCACGTTAACAACATTGATGACTTCAAAGCATTCTGTGCACTTGAATACTGTAACATCCACGGCCTGTGGAAGAACTGTATTGATGTTTAA
- the cobT gene encoding nicotinate mononucleotide-dependent phosphoribosyltransferase CobT, with amino-acid sequence MDTLSPEKVRLPEKPLFVCVLGNTETAYIEGLSAAGKTAKLTDYTPAGDAEVLETGTIIDIPILPMTPPYDTPTPALITRAALSITGVPHIFVNSGLKVLPAKQVELVDIGGKPGDDIRKPVAVHNVQEVFDNAFKLGEKLAKEHDFIMIGESIPAGTTTANALLQALGYDGNVSSSSDANPLNLKKEVVRDALSSSGITFGSLRDDPLKAIASVGDPMMVAVAGITAGLGDTPVILAGGTQMASIFAAIKHLGYPTDNIRIVTTSYVVRDESANFVELAAEIGANYEGADPEFGKSSFKGLQQYEVGFVKEGVGAGGAIYLTAMYGYSMEELRSKIEQLCDDLCKFGDLARVAGKDI; translated from the coding sequence ATGGATACGTTATCACCTGAAAAAGTCCGGTTACCTGAAAAACCGTTGTTCGTTTGTGTCCTTGGAAACACGGAGACTGCATATATAGAAGGTCTTTCCGCAGCAGGAAAGACTGCAAAACTGACAGACTATACGCCTGCCGGTGACGCAGAGGTCCTTGAAACAGGAACTATAATTGATATTCCTATCTTACCTATGACTCCTCCATATGATACACCTACCCCCGCACTCATAACACGTGCAGCTCTTTCGATAACAGGTGTCCCTCATATATTTGTGAATTCAGGTCTGAAGGTTCTTCCGGCTAAACAGGTAGAACTTGTTGATATTGGTGGAAAACCGGGTGATGATATCAGAAAACCAGTTGCTGTGCACAATGTACAGGAAGTTTTTGATAATGCATTCAAACTTGGGGAGAAGCTTGCAAAGGAACATGATTTCATCATGATCGGTGAGAGTATCCCTGCGGGAACCACTACGGCAAATGCGTTATTGCAGGCACTTGGTTATGATGGAAACGTTAGCAGTAGTTCTGATGCAAATCCTCTGAATCTTAAAAAAGAAGTTGTCAGAGACGCTCTGTCCTCATCAGGAATAACTTTTGGTTCTTTGCGTGATGATCCTCTTAAAGCGATAGCTTCTGTAGGTGATCCTATGATGGTTGCGGTTGCAGGAATTACTGCAGGTCTTGGCGACACTCCTGTGATTCTTGCAGGTGGTACTCAGATGGCATCGATATTTGCTGCCATTAAACACCTGGGATATCCAACTGACAACATAAGGATAGTTACAACAAGTTATGTTGTTCGTGATGAATCTGCAAACTTTGTGGAGCTGGCCGCTGAAATTGGTGCAAATTATGAAGGAGCTGATCCTGAATTTGGTAAGTCTTCCTTTAAGGGTTTACAGCAATATGAAGTCGGTTTTGTTAAAGAAGGTGTAGGGGCAGGTGGAGCTATCTATCTCACGGCCATGTATGGCTATTCTATGGAGGAGTTGCGCTCAAAGATCGAGCAACTATGTGATGATTTGTGCAAATTCGGGGATCTTGCCCGGGTTGCCGGTAAGGATATATAA
- a CDS encoding response regulator translates to MHHRDKVLIVDDEQAIVELMGLYLKSDYDVIPAYSGQEALDKVKTEKPDIILLDVMMPDMNGYEVCRVLKTSVETQFLPVVMVTALSGKDDRIKGIEVGADEFLGKPVNRLELVTRVKSLLRIKHLQDKVLAERNEAMNYLDIAGFVVFVLDSDMKINLVNRKGNDVLGYDEFELIGHDFVKFLVPEDKGSELQGEFTKIMSGESEPQEFAEHIVLAKDGKEIPMRWYDVVLKDNDGKITGILRSGEDLSKFE, encoded by the coding sequence ATGCACCACAGGGATAAAGTACTCATTGTTGACGACGAGCAGGCCATAGTAGAGCTAATGGGACTTTACCTTAAATCAGATTATGATGTTATTCCTGCATATAGTGGGCAGGAGGCACTGGATAAGGTAAAGACCGAAAAGCCGGATATTATTCTGCTTGATGTAATGATGCCTGATATGAATGGGTATGAGGTATGCAGGGTTTTAAAGACATCAGTGGAGACACAATTCTTGCCAGTGGTGATGGTTACTGCATTATCCGGGAAGGATGATCGTATAAAAGGTATTGAGGTTGGTGCAGATGAGTTTCTTGGAAAACCTGTTAACCGTCTTGAACTTGTGACCAGAGTTAAATCCCTTTTGCGTATAAAACACCTTCAGGATAAAGTTCTTGCAGAAAGAAATGAGGCAATGAATTATCTTGATATTGCTGGTTTTGTTGTTTTTGTACTTGATAGTGATATGAAGATCAACCTTGTGAACCGTAAAGGCAATGATGTATTGGGTTATGATGAGTTTGAACTCATTGGCCACGATTTCGTCAAATTCCTTGTACCTGAAGATAAAGGTTCAGAACTTCAGGGTGAGTTTACTAAAATAATGTCCGGTGAATCAGAACCACAGGAATTTGCCGAGCATATTGTCCTTGCAAAAGATGGAAAAGAAATCCCTATGCGCTGGTATGATGTTGTCCTGAAAGACAATGATGGTAAAATTACTGGCATTCTGCGTTCAGGGGAAGATCTGAGTAAATTTGAGTGA
- a CDS encoding ZPR1 zinc finger domain-containing protein: MSENDSCQKFITKTSCPLCHEELIISWKGDEIPYFGEVMYITASCSCSFRFADTLILSQKEPMRYELLVEGLDDLNSRVVRSTSGTIRIPELGIDVEPGSISESYITNIEGILDRILSVVITATKWCEDDEEKQKRGLEVQKALEEAIEGQRSLTVIVEDPFGNSAIISEKVRSCVLDPDEAGGLKTGMIVFDANSSEMEMDASDSEYHLTD, from the coding sequence TTGAGCGAAAACGACTCCTGTCAGAAATTTATTACTAAGACTTCATGTCCACTCTGCCACGAAGAGCTGATTATCAGCTGGAAGGGTGATGAAATTCCTTATTTTGGTGAGGTAATGTACATCACCGCATCATGTAGTTGCAGTTTCAGGTTTGCTGACACTCTTATCCTTTCCCAGAAAGAACCAATGCGTTATGAGCTACTGGTTGAGGGTCTTGACGATCTCAATAGCAGGGTAGTACGTTCGACTTCAGGCACCATCAGGATACCTGAGCTTGGAATTGATGTTGAACCCGGTTCTATATCCGAATCCTACATAACCAATATTGAAGGTATACTTGACAGGATTCTCAGTGTGGTTATCACAGCGACCAAATGGTGTGAGGATGATGAGGAAAAGCAAAAACGTGGTCTTGAAGTTCAGAAAGCCCTTGAAGAAGCGATAGAGGGACAAAGATCTTTAACTGTTATTGTAGAGGATCCTTTCGGCAACAGTGCGATTATTTCTGAAAAGGTCAGGTCATGTGTGCTTGATCCGGATGAAGCCGGTGGTCTTAAGACCGGTATGATTGTTTTTGATGCAAATTCCTCGGAAATGGAAATGGATGCGAGTGATTCAGAGTATCATCTCACTGATTGA